One Nonomuraea angiospora DNA segment encodes these proteins:
- a CDS encoding polyprenyl synthetase family protein, whose translation MAAFALGWSDADGRPHQGDGGKGVRPAIAMLSAEAVGGTAESALPAAVAVELVHAFSLAHDDIIDHDERRRHREALWKAYGVGPALLTGDALLALAVNQLAGRPEAMTYLSRALIELVNGQTADMAFENRPWRGPNAVTIAEYTEMVAGKTGGLLAAAAAAGVALGGAPELGDLMWETGRDLGVAFQIVDDMLGIWGEPRVTGKPVYSDLRRDKKTFPVLAALAADHPAARELSDLLAEGVSDEDSVHHAARLVEEAGGRAAAQGLAERYVAAAVAVMDEHLPDAADLRALCVSLADRAR comes from the coding sequence ATGGCCGCGTTCGCGCTGGGCTGGTCGGATGCCGACGGGAGGCCGCACCAGGGCGACGGTGGCAAGGGCGTGCGGCCCGCCATCGCGATGCTCAGCGCCGAGGCCGTGGGCGGCACCGCCGAGTCGGCTCTCCCGGCGGCGGTGGCGGTGGAGCTGGTGCACGCCTTCTCGCTGGCGCACGACGACATCATCGACCACGACGAGCGGCGGCGGCACCGGGAGGCGCTCTGGAAGGCGTACGGGGTCGGCCCGGCGCTCCTGACCGGCGACGCCCTCCTGGCCCTGGCCGTCAACCAGCTCGCCGGACGGCCCGAGGCGATGACGTACCTGTCGAGAGCGCTGATCGAGCTCGTCAATGGGCAGACCGCGGACATGGCCTTCGAGAACCGGCCGTGGCGCGGGCCCAACGCGGTCACGATCGCCGAATACACCGAGATGGTCGCGGGCAAGACGGGCGGCCTGCTGGCGGCCGCCGCGGCGGCGGGGGTGGCCCTGGGCGGCGCCCCCGAGCTCGGCGACCTCATGTGGGAGACCGGGCGCGATCTGGGGGTGGCGTTCCAGATCGTCGACGACATGCTGGGCATCTGGGGCGAGCCGCGCGTCACGGGCAAGCCCGTCTACTCCGACCTGCGGCGCGACAAGAAGACGTTTCCCGTCCTCGCGGCCCTCGCCGCCGACCACCCCGCCGCCCGCGAGCTCTCCGACCTCCTCGCGGAGGGGGTCTCGGACGAGGACTCCGTCCACCACGCCGCCCGCCTCGTCGAGGAGGCCGGCGGCCGGGCCGCCGCGCAGGGGCTGGCGGAGCGGTACGTCGCGGCGGCGGTGGCGGTGATGGACGAGCACCTGCCGGACGCCGCCGACCTGCGCGCCCTGTGCGTCTCCCTGGCGGACCGCGCCCGCTAA
- a CDS encoding cytochrome P450: MKDPVAELARMGTEAAGQVVRVDLGPFRPYLVSHPDHVQQVLTAQWSNFTRDGMFWRPVRRVTGRGILREGDEWVTARKILQPLFTARYTANLAEDMADAIAERVHGLEVHAQTGEPIDAADQMTAIINQAVVKVLFGGRISRDTAERLAPEFATCATSIAFRLLFPFVPYSIKVPGDRAYLRAMNNIDEIVYPLIEQARREGASEGKTDLISVLLAARLGPDGRGDMRQVRDDLVSMYATATETTATSLTWLWAVLHEHPDVSARLHEEIGRVVGHDPARPEHVPRLTYLNMVLQELLRLYPAGWLIPRQAVSDTKIGGVPIKAGSQVLISPFTTHRLAEFWDRPLEFDPGRWTGDGATPRHRYAFFPFGAGPHSCLGQNLFRIEAPLVIASLLSRYRLTVTNPQPLTALPGASARPKEQIMLRLVPIERSTRS, from the coding sequence GTGAAAGACCCGGTCGCCGAACTGGCCAGGATGGGCACCGAGGCCGCGGGACAGGTCGTCCGGGTCGACCTCGGCCCCTTCCGTCCCTATCTGGTGTCACATCCGGACCATGTCCAGCAGGTACTCACGGCACAGTGGAGCAATTTCACCCGCGACGGCATGTTCTGGCGGCCGGTACGGCGCGTGACCGGCCGGGGCATCCTGCGCGAGGGCGACGAGTGGGTGACCGCCAGAAAGATCCTCCAGCCGCTCTTCACCGCCAGGTACACGGCCAATCTGGCCGAGGACATGGCCGACGCCATCGCCGAGCGCGTCCACGGGCTCGAGGTTCACGCGCAAACGGGCGAGCCGATCGACGCCGCCGACCAGATGACGGCGATCATCAACCAGGCCGTGGTCAAGGTCCTCTTCGGCGGCCGCATCTCGCGTGACACCGCCGAGCGGTTGGCGCCCGAGTTCGCCACCTGTGCCACGTCGATCGCCTTCCGGCTGCTTTTTCCGTTCGTGCCGTACTCGATCAAGGTTCCCGGCGATCGCGCGTACCTGAGAGCCATGAACAACATCGACGAGATCGTCTACCCCCTCATCGAGCAGGCGCGCCGCGAGGGCGCGAGCGAGGGGAAGACCGACCTGATCTCGGTGCTGCTCGCGGCCAGGCTGGGGCCGGACGGCAGAGGCGATATGCGGCAGGTCCGCGACGACCTGGTGAGCATGTACGCCACGGCGACGGAGACCACGGCGACGTCGCTGACCTGGCTGTGGGCTGTGCTGCACGAACATCCCGACGTCAGTGCCCGGCTCCACGAGGAGATCGGCCGCGTGGTGGGGCATGACCCGGCACGGCCGGAGCACGTACCCCGGCTCACCTATCTCAACATGGTCCTGCAGGAGCTGTTACGGCTGTATCCGGCGGGCTGGCTCATCCCCCGCCAGGCGGTGTCGGACACGAAGATCGGCGGCGTCCCGATCAAGGCCGGATCGCAGGTTCTGATCAGCCCGTTCACCACCCACCGTCTGGCGGAGTTCTGGGACCGGCCTCTGGAGTTCGACCCCGGGCGCTGGACCGGTGACGGCGCCACGCCCAGGCACCGCTACGCATTCTTCCCCTTCGGCGCCGGACCCCACTCGTGCCTCGGCCAGAACCTGTTCCGCATCGAGGCCCCGCTGGTCATCGCCAGCCTGCTGAGCAGGTACCGGTTGACGGTGACCAATCCCCAGCCGCTCACCGCCCTGCCGGGAGCCTCGGCGCGGCCGAAAGAACAGATCATGCTGCGGCTGGTGCCGATCGAGCGGAGCACACGGTCATGA
- a CDS encoding prenyltransferase/squalene oxidase repeat-containing protein, whose product MSNGSVAADATTDAAALASELIDSLMLRPWGQVSPSVYETGRVVALAPWLTGHRERIEYLTGTQRQDGAWGAPDGYGLVPTLSATEAILTALARQDPDTDPDRLTQAAERGLRLLATWLREPVDLPDMPAIEHIVPSLVALINRHLQNLPGHAPLPLPGGMSYDGLQRVVSWIGSGNEIPEKLLHALEVAGDHAGGAPSVRPAAIGTIGASPAATAAWLGGREADGPARDHLEAVVRRHGGPVPVGLPITVFERSWVLSWLVRAGVPVEVPPEMVADLRAAIGPAGTPAGPGLPADADTTSVALYALALLEAPCEPESLWRFRSGAHFSTWPAEQGVSVSVNAHVLDAFGQYVACRPAAAPLYEQTIREVSAWVREQQRADGSWMDRWHASPYYATASCALALGSFGGDASDEPVRAAVEWVLDTQRPDGSWGRWDGTAEETAYAMQSLLLTAGRTDPRRLRAAAAGEEYLMRSAGREHPPLWHDKDLYAPLAITRAAVIAAVHLSRRARGRPWPPGGAPF is encoded by the coding sequence ATGAGCAACGGAAGCGTCGCCGCCGACGCGACGACGGACGCCGCCGCTCTCGCCTCCGAACTGATCGACAGCCTGATGCTCAGGCCGTGGGGGCAGGTCTCGCCGTCGGTCTACGAGACCGGCCGGGTGGTCGCGCTGGCCCCCTGGCTGACAGGTCACCGGGAGCGGATCGAATACCTGACCGGCACCCAGCGCCAGGACGGGGCATGGGGCGCGCCCGACGGGTACGGTCTCGTGCCGACCTTGAGCGCCACCGAGGCGATCCTCACCGCGCTGGCGCGCCAGGACCCGGACACGGACCCCGATCGCCTCACCCAGGCGGCGGAGCGGGGCCTGCGTCTGCTCGCCACCTGGCTGCGCGAGCCGGTCGACCTGCCCGACATGCCGGCGATCGAGCACATCGTGCCGTCGTTGGTGGCCCTCATCAACCGGCACCTCCAGAACCTGCCGGGCCACGCGCCGCTGCCGCTGCCCGGGGGAATGAGCTACGACGGCCTCCAACGGGTCGTGTCGTGGATCGGATCGGGGAACGAGATCCCGGAGAAGCTGCTCCACGCCCTGGAGGTCGCGGGCGACCACGCCGGCGGGGCGCCCAGCGTCCGTCCGGCGGCCATCGGGACCATCGGGGCGTCACCGGCGGCCACCGCGGCCTGGCTGGGCGGGCGGGAGGCGGACGGGCCGGCCCGCGATCATCTGGAGGCGGTCGTCCGGCGCCATGGCGGCCCCGTGCCCGTCGGGCTCCCCATCACCGTGTTCGAACGGAGCTGGGTGCTGAGCTGGCTCGTCCGCGCGGGCGTGCCCGTCGAGGTGCCGCCGGAGATGGTGGCGGACCTCAGGGCGGCGATCGGACCCGCCGGGACGCCCGCAGGGCCGGGGCTGCCCGCCGACGCCGACACAACCTCCGTGGCGCTGTACGCGCTGGCGCTGCTGGAGGCGCCGTGCGAGCCGGAAAGCCTGTGGCGGTTCCGCTCCGGTGCCCACTTCTCCACCTGGCCGGCGGAGCAGGGCGTCTCCGTCAGCGTCAACGCGCACGTGCTGGACGCTTTCGGCCAGTACGTGGCCTGCAGGCCCGCAGCCGCGCCGCTCTACGAGCAGACGATCCGCGAGGTGTCCGCCTGGGTCCGCGAGCAGCAGCGGGCGGACGGGAGCTGGATGGACAGATGGCACGCCTCGCCCTATTACGCCACGGCCAGCTGCGCCCTGGCACTCGGCTCCTTCGGGGGGGACGCGTCGGACGAGCCGGTGCGCGCCGCGGTCGAGTGGGTGCTGGACACCCAACGGCCGGACGGATCCTGGGGCCGCTGGGACGGCACCGCCGAGGAGACCGCGTACGCGATGCAGTCTCTGCTGCTGACCGCGGGCCGAACGGATCCGCGGCGCCTGCGCGCCGCGGCGGCGGGTGAGGAATACCTGATGCGCTCGGCCGGCAGGGAGCATCCTCCGCTCTGGCACGACAAGGATCTCTACGCGCCGCTCGCCATCACCCGCGCCGCGGTGATCGCCGCAGTGCACCTCAGCCGGCGGGCGCGAGGACGTCCCTGGCCGCCGGGCGGTGCGCCGTTTTAG